One Myotis daubentonii chromosome 3, mMyoDau2.1, whole genome shotgun sequence genomic window carries:
- the LOC132231777 gene encoding cilia- and flagella-associated protein 74-like, translated as MESAACLSPEVELLDVPLVEDERDELEDPEFKVETPPPGAEGGVCLGSRPGGAAKAEAGEKRSVLDRAQALVLRRDLGRLAQLHKEKDLLLQRTRGELRASQRMDLLTRQQQRMKAKEANHA; from the exons ATGGAGAGCGCGGCCTGCCTGTCCCCCGAGGTGGAGCTCCTGGACGTCCCGCTCGTGGAGGACG AGAGAGATGAGCTGGAGGACCCCGAGTTCAAGGTGGAGACCCCTCCTCCAGGGGCTGAGGGCGGTGTCTGCTTGGGGAGCCG CCCAGGGGGAGCGGCGAAGGCCGAGGCTGGTGAGAAGAGGTCCGTCCTGGACCGGGCCCAGGCGTTGGTCCTGCGCAGGGACTTGGGCCGCCTGGCCCAGCTGCACAAAGAGAAGGACCTCCTCCTCCAGAGAACGCG gGGGGAGCTGCGCGCCTCCCAGCGGATGGACCTCCTCACCCGGCAGCAGCAGAGGATGAAAGCCAAGGAGGCCAACCACGCGTAG